The stretch of DNA ATATATTTCAGAACAGTTCTACTTTGGAACGAAATCATACATTGACGattattcatgttttatttttgggttttaccgCTTTGTCAATCTAATCTTGGAGATCACTCGGCTGATGAGTATAACATTCATTACTTGTTGTAGTTGTGCCAACCACGTGACCCATTCGCATATGATTCTTAGCTGTGTTGCATAGTGATTGGTCTCGATTTTCACATGTTGCATAGTGATTTTGGTcactttttatatatgaaaactaaTCAACTACAGTCTACAACGATCTAAacacttcttctttcttttttcattattcTTGAACAATTGCATTCGTTTCTTGctatcttttaaatttatattttacagtattttaatttcatataaaatctaataatataaatgGAAATATACAATCCTACTTTGttggaaatatataatatatattattataatacaaTATAAGTTATTCAGTGAATACAATATACATTATAATAATATAGTCTAATTAGTACTCCCTCTCCCgtaaaatttgatgttttgtgatatttttatgttccataaatattgattttctaccacttttagttaattaatattaaaattttgtaaactccaaaaaataatcattaatttttaaaaaaaatttgaatagtCATTgatctataatatataatactttttttacAAAGCAACAATAATGTATTTAAAgttaataatcattatttcttAATTGTGTAAAAACTATCAAACATTAATCTTTAAGGGACAAAGAGTAGTAATTTCACTTGAAATTGGTTTTATAATTGTTGTTCAACTTTGTCACTTTACAAAATGggattttatgtttcttttaaaatcctttGAATCTCTACAAGTTATTGATTTTGGGGTTAGACCATATATCATACCGCAGCCTTAAACTTCCGGAATCGTTTagaagatcttttttttttcgtgatCGATCAATCATCTCGTgacttattttagttttataaatagttTATGGATAAGAGAACTGAGAACGATCATTATGATAGCTTGTGATAATCATTGCTTATCCATGATCAGACCCTTGTGAGTGAAGCAAAAGTTGATAAATTCagacttaattattatttaatagcCACGAACCAAAAGTTATCCTTTAATAAAAGTTTGGTGAGATTTAGATGATTTGTTCCCAGAACCCTATCTGATTATGGTCGTACATTGCTTTTTCTTATATTCAGAATAATCAAGTTGCCGTTTGTTTAATGGTCTGACTAGTAACAATTATGTATCCTAATTTTGTGAACCATTCCACGTGGGATAGATAAGTTCCCCTTAATGGATAACCTTTACtcaaacaattaaagaaaagaaaaacaaatggaaGAGAAACAATCAAGTGGATCTCGGAGCAGTGGAACCCTTAATTCGATATTGGAACATGGACCAAACGTTGTCCGAGTTGCTTGTTGCCTTTCCGATCCGAGCAAAGTCATTCTCCTTGTCTGAtttgtagtatatatttagGATCAGTTTTGGGGAAATGAATAGTATGCTACACGAAAGTGACTCGTTACAAAGCTAACCACACAGACCACAACTACTGATTACAGTAACGATTGGACAATATTTGCAGACAAGACAAAATGTCCCAAATAGAGTTTTACATGATGACTTCAGTCTGTCTAGCTATACGCCGGAAATATTAGtttagaaaagggaaaaaaaatacaagaaaaaacccacaaaaaccTCGTTCGGCCTAAACCAATATGttaattgtgttttatttgctattgttggtttattttgttgtttattaatGTTGTATAAACATAATATGTAGATATTTCTGCCACATACCGTAATCTCCACAtttcaattaaatatatactGCGTTACATAATTTTTACTACAGATATTTTTGATAGACACTCCACTCACGATAGACTATTCTCACATCAACTTGTTCTTgaataagaaaatgatgaaaagttTGTAAAGATTCACGACACgacatatataactaaattatcatattctcttaatgagttttatttttgttcagaaaataatttatcaaaGATTATCCAGCCTCTGGAAAGTGTATTGAtgtaatttctaaatttttaggttatgtaaaaacaaagaaaaaaatgtcttaTGTACAAATTTTCAGCtttgtttctcaaatttttttccttattatttAGTTCCttcattgtttttcttttcttctaatgcTCATTATTGTTCATCATATGTAAGTTGTTAAAAAGATGATAAAATTACTTTgagaataataattcaataaaaataaaaaatgaggatttttaataaaaattaatagttAATTTTAATAGCTTATAATTTTAAGTTTGTATCATTTAACttccaaaattattttggtaGATTCCGCTAAAATAACTTacgaaatttataaaaattccacacatgttttattttcaGGTGAATTTAGccgtaaattttttaatatctaataaaaatctaaataataacTTGTGTGGAGCCTTGTGGTCTAGTGGTGAGGAGATATGTTTTACGACGTTAATACGTTTCACATTCTATTGCAATTGCTTAAAGTCATTAAATCACCACCGTGGCAAAAATGTTTAAAAgtatctaaacaaaaataaattaataagaatagaaaaatatataaatgaggAGTTTTTAGAAATGTCTATAAGAACATAATAGGTATATATCCTATATACTTTTAgtaatttagttaataaaaaataaaaaaatgttataattaaaagatttttttttaatttgtattttaagaAACTCACATCCGTTTATAGCGTTGGAGGTGGTATTAGTTTAGATACCCTGACTTATAaaaatactctctccgttttaaaatataagatgttttggagaagtttgttgtttcataatatatgatgctttcaaattttaatgtaacttttagattagtttagtattttatattatgcagtactgtttctgattggttgaacttgttaaaagtaaaaacttcttaatctgtgtgctttgcttaaaacatcctatattttgaaacggagggagtatcaaataataatttaaagagtaaacaaaaaaataaagtaacaaACGAACATAATAAGCACATATTTCTCCACGTGTCGTAATCTTGACATTGAGTTTATTAATAGTAACCGTACGGTTTGTGGATAGGGTCAAGATTTTCATAACTTTACCGTGGTTAAGATTGACCCAACCATAGTTAAAAGACAAAGCAGTTTATAACTCAAAGACAAACCTCTCCCATATTCTAGACTCACTAACaaattcacaacaacaaacaaaaaaaaaaatgatgatcggagaaaataattataagcgGCCACATCCGACCATCCATATCCCTCAATGGGACTCAATCAACGATCCAACATGCACAATCTCTTCACCATTCTCTAACGGCGTTAACGATCACCCACACTCTCCGTCACCGTTTCTCGACTCCTTCACTTCTCTCTACCGTTACCTCCCGTCAAACGAGTTAACGAACGATTCAGACGAGTCATCACTCACCGACGAGTTTCACATGTACGAGTTCAAGATCCGACGATGCGCGAGAAGCCGATCTCATGACTGGACTGAGTGTCCGTTCGCTCATCCCGGAGAGAAAGCACGACGGAGAGATCCGAGGAAGTTTCATTACTCCGGCACCGCTTGTCCTGAGTTTCGTAAAGGGAGTTGTAGGAGAGGTGACTCGTGTGAGTTCGCTCACGGTGTTTTCGAGTGTTGGCTTCATCCTTCTCGTTACCGTACTCAGCCGTGTAAAGACGGAACGAGTTGCCGGAGAAGAATCTGTTTCTTCGCTCATACGACGGAGCAGTTACGTGTTTTGCCTTGTTCCTTAGATCCAGATCTTGGTGGATTCTTCTCTTCGAAATCAGGCTTAGCTACTTCTCCGACTTCGACCCTCGGATCTCCACATTCGGAATCTCCGCCGCTTTCTCCGAGCACCGGTGAACTCATTGCGTCGATGAGGAAGATGCAGTTGAACGGAGGTGGTTCGTGGAGTTCGCCGATGAGATCTGGACTTAGGTTACCTTTTTCGTCGTCTTTGCGTCCGATTCAAGCGCCGACGTGGCCGAGAATTAGGGAGTTTGAGATCTGGGAGAGTGaacgtgaagaagaagctccggCGATGGAGTTTGTGGAATCTGGGAAAGAACTGAGAGCCAAGATGTACGCGAAACTCAGTCGAGAAAACTCACTCGGTTGAGTTAACCCGGTTCTGTTAACCGAGTCTATGATGATGTGGCAGTTCTATCCAGTTTGACTcgactattttatttttgtgaatatttgGAGAGTTTTTTAGTTGGGTAGATAAATGACGTGGCAAATCAATCTTATCGTCGTTTTGTAACTGATACTTGGGAGGCCTTTCTACAATTTGTTTGGCATTTTCgtattttacttattttgttttcttttgccattggttttattttgttgtgtattaGTGTTATGTCATTTTGTAATTAGTTCTAAATGTATTTGGATTTTtgcaaatttgttttatttcgtCTATGTACAAAATTGTAAAGTAGACAAAAATATTCAACAACAAATGAGAGAGAAAATAAGACCAAGAAATTTTTAAACCTAATTCTAGTGGTATATTATATCTTATTCTGAATATAGCTAAGCTatttttagagtaaaaatagAATAGTAGGttagaaatgataaaaagtttaaaaatagcTCGAGTTTTAAGGGGATTAGTAGTATTATTTTAGGCCTGGATTAATATACACAGTCAAATAGacaaaaatattcaacaaagaatgagagaaaataGGTCAGTTAAGCACTTGTACTTGTACATTATTTACTGTTAAATACTGTATAAGACTTTTTACACAATATCTAACTCTAATAGATGTAGTAAGACTTAGcgtttagattttaaaagattaattgttAATTTGcacaaaaattttgaatttactcGTACTAAAAACCACTAAATTCAGGATTACGAATCATCAACCCAACAAAACGTAATTCAACTATCAGTTTCACTAACACTAAAGGAAACAGAGCGGGCGTAGAAACCAATTGAGGGTTGAACGTTACTCATCAGACAAACTACTTTTGCATTTGCCAATAAACCACAGCTGATATggtcttttttggtttcatcAAACTATAAAGTCCCTTTTGGGAAATGGAATGGTAAGTTCCAGTATCAACAGAAGTTAATGATGTAACTTTTATTGAAGAGGGGACTCTCTCGGGTCCGTACTGAACCATGGAGTATCCAAGTTTAAAGAgggtttaatgtttttttggtagGGGGCAATGAGACAGATTACAAAGGGCCCTCATTTCCTTTCAATAGTCTATCATTCTTCCTCTCAGTATAGCCTCCGCCTTACGCACTTCTTTCACCGGTCCAATCACAAATATCTGCACCAAACCCATTTCCACAAAACACTACCTTATTACATCTTTTGGTTCCACCAATCTCTCATTTATAGCAAAACATTGGAACTATGATGAGATCACGTGCCCCAATGGAATAAGACTAACCTTGTCAGGTGGACCCTTTGCCCCTCCAATTAGAATTTCCGCGCTGCTAGACGAAAAAAATCACTCGTATTATATGACAGTCAGATATCAAATGTCTTGTTAGCACTACTAGAACATGAACGAAATGGTTTCTATACTTGCAAGCTTCCTTAATGGCGAGAATTGATGATCCTTTCCTTCCAATCACACGTCCCATCTTTCCTGGTGGAACATCAAGCACTGACAGGATCTCTTCTTCGAGACATTCATCTTCTGACTTCAGGTTATCTGCAATACTCAAAAAGTCCAACTACAATCAGTAAACCAATGGAAGCTAACATCACTAGTCTATTTATCTTTCTGTctatagatttttatatatcttcacTGACTTCAGAGAGTAACCTAGTTCTGTCCTGAACTACATTCTTAATGTACGCACAAACCTGGAATTGGAGGAACAGCCGGCCAATCAGCAAAATCAGCATCCTTCATGCAGCAGAGACAGCGACAGTACAACGCACCACGAACAGCTAGATGCCATAGTGACCGCTGAGTTAGTTTTCCCATCATTTTGTGATAGAGATACAGAAGAAAGCGGACATCATCGGCAGCTGCGCGGATCATAAGCTCAGTCATTGGCCTGTATGTCCAAAACTTTGGGTCCTAAATTTGAAAGATTAAGGCAACACAAACAACTCATTATCTATTCCGGAAGCATAATTTCAGTTTAAACACTAGCAAAGATATAGTAGAAATGTAATGAACCT from Camelina sativa cultivar DH55 chromosome 9, Cs, whole genome shotgun sequence encodes:
- the LOC104714058 gene encoding zinc finger CCCH domain-containing protein 23-like, with amino-acid sequence MMIGENNYKRPHPTIHIPQWDSINDPTCTISSPFSNGVNDHPHSPSPFLDSFTSLYRYLPSNELTNDSDESSLTDEFHMYEFKIRRCARSRSHDWTECPFAHPGEKARRRDPRKFHYSGTACPEFRKGSCRRGDSCEFAHGVFECWLHPSRYRTQPCKDGTSCRRRICFFAHTTEQLRVLPCSLDPDLGGFFSSKSGLATSPTSTLGSPHSESPPLSPSTGELIASMRKMQLNGGGSWSSPMRSGLRLPFSSSLRPIQAPTWPRIREFEIWESEREEEAPAMEFVESGKELRAKMYAKLSRENSLG